CTCTTAAAAGCGATGCTGTTACTTTGATCATACGGCAAACCGAATTGTCTGGTGAGTTTCACTTCCCTTAAAATTAAAGGTAAGTAATAAAATAAAATCTTAAGAAGCCGTTATCGTTATGGGTATTTTTGATTCAGAGGTTGTCCAACAAGAAGCCAAACAACTATTTGAGGATTATCAATCTTTAATGGAACTCGGTAGCAAATATGGCAAATTTGACTACGAGGGAAAAAAGCTCTATATCGAGCGCATGGAGGAACTGCTAGAACGCTATAAAATTTTTATGAAGCGTTTTGAACTCTCAGAAGACTTCATGGCGCAAATGACAGTAGAGCAACTCAAAAGCCAACTTGGGCAGTTTGGAATGACCCCCCAACAAATGTTTGACCAAATGCACCAAACCCTTGAACGGATGAAAAAAGAACTTCATTCTTAGCATGAGGGCTGAGAATCCTACGACTACAATTTTAATTTAGTCGGTAGATGAATCAGGGATTTATTCTGGCTCTGGTCGTTCATATTCACTTGGGTGAGAAAACTCTTGTACAGGTTCATTTTCCAATGCTTTCTCCATAAACTGTCGCCAAACTGGGGCAGCATACTCACCGCCAGTTGCGCCTCTTGTCAGGGGGCGATTATCATCATTACCAATCCAAACCGCTGTTGCCATCTGTGGCACATAACCGACAAACCA
This window of the Euhalothece natronophila Z-M001 genome carries:
- a CDS encoding DUF1825 family protein → MGIFDSEVVQQEAKQLFEDYQSLMELGSKYGKFDYEGKKLYIERMEELLERYKIFMKRFELSEDFMAQMTVEQLKSQLGQFGMTPQQMFDQMHQTLERMKKELHS